One Leptospira fainei serovar Hurstbridge str. BUT 6 genomic window, TGGTGGATCAAATTAGGTATTTTTCCGGAAAGGATTCATCCGGGGAAACCACAAGAGAACGGAAGGCATGAAAGAATGCATAGGACTTTGAAGGCAGAAGCGGTTTATCCGATTCGTTCTAATATGAGACAGCAGCAAAAGGCATTCGATCGTTTTAGAGCGGAATATAACCATGATCGTCCCCATGAGGCGTTAGGTCAGAAGCCGCCTGCGAAGATCTATAAACCTTCCCTAAGATCCTATCCGAATCGTCTATCCGAGATATTTTATCCAGATCATTTTGAAATTCGTAAAGTCGATGACGGTAATTTTTATTGGAAAAATCAAAGATTCTTTATTACGAAGAGTTTAGGTGGAGAGAATATCGGCCTTGAACCTGTCGACGACGGTATATGGGCCATTTATTTCAGCTTTGTGAAAATAGGTTATTTGAATGAGAACACAAAGAAAAATATCTAGGACTTTGAAGTGTAACCCATGTCTCCGGTCTAAAGTGTTACCTATGTTCCAGGACGTACACACCCTTATTGGGTGGGGGCCGGTCGGTGGTACCCGCTCCGAAGCCCCTCGTTAGCACAATCCCGCTTTTTTGGAAACCCTTTCTCTTAGCGAGTTTGTGTTGGAGCTCCTACAGTCTTTTTTGAGGCCTTGTTGACAGTTCGGATAATTCGTGATAAATAACTTTGCTTCGAGAAACCGCCTCCATCCCCCACGAGCCTGTTGAAAAAGGGATGCAATTTTAGGGAACTTGCTAGATTTACGGAATGGCAAAGTTCAAGAATACGGATCCGAAATCAGCTTAGAATGTACGTTTTAGACTTCAAGGAATTGTTCGGGGAAGAACATCCGATTCACGGTTTTAAGAAAGTCATTGATCGGTTAGATTTCGAAGATTTCGAAAAGAATTACCAGAATGATGAGACTGGAAGACCTGCAATTTCACCGAAGAAAGTTATTTCGGCTCTTTTTTATTCCATTTTAATCGGCAATATCTCGATGCGGGAACTCTGTAGGATATCCAAACTCAGAGCTGAATTGATCTATCTTCTGGATGGAGAAGAGCTGGATCATAGTTTTATCTCAAAGTTCAGAAAGACTCACAGAACTGAAATCGAAGATCTATTTTCTCAAACGGTATTTCTCGGTTACGAAAGCGGTTATATAGATTTTGAAACCGTTTCCATAGATGGCACTAAGATAAAGGCGAATGCGAATCCCGATGATATAGGGGACCTGGAAAAATTCGAGCTTAGACTTGAACAAATCGAAAAGGTAAGTAAGGTCAAATTTCAAGAATGGGAAAAGTCTGCCGATATGGATCGTTCTCAAATTCGAGACAAAAGAAAAGAATTAGAACTTAAAGGCAGAAAAGCTTACAGGATGCGGTAAAATTCCTAAAAAAGCACAAAGACCGTCGTAGAGTCCATCTCTATGAGAGAGATTGCGATCTACAGAAAAAAGGAAACGTATTCCTGGTAGGTTACAATGCTCAAGCGGCGGTCGATTGCAAATCCAACATGATCATTTCTCACAGTGTGGAAACGGAACAATCCGATACTAAGTTTGCGGAGAAAATGATTCGAAAAGTCGAATCTTGCTACGAATTCTTAAGATCGGAAAAACAAGATTTAAATAGAATTCAATATGTCTTAGATGCCGGTTATGCAAGCGAAAGTAATTTCCAGAGATTAAAAGACTTCGATCTTTATTGTCCCGATCAAAAAGTAACAAGGTTATTCCAAGCAGGGAAGATCCCAAAAGTTACCGATTTCTCCAAACGAAGGCCTCCGTTCATCAAATTTATCT contains:
- a CDS encoding transposase; translated protein: MYVLDFKELFGEEHPIHGFKKVIDRLDFEDFEKNYQNDETGRPAISPKKVISALFYSILIGNISMRELCRISKLRAELIYLLDGEELDHSFISKFRKTHRTEIEDLFSQTVFLGYESGYIDFETVSIDGTKIKANANPDDIGDLEKFELRLEQIEKVSKVKFQEWEKSADMDRSQIRDKRKELELKGRKAYRMR